Below is a genomic region from Diabrotica undecimpunctata isolate CICGRU chromosome 7, icDiaUnde3, whole genome shotgun sequence.
tattcttattttgtccCGAACAAGAATCACTAAATGCAATAAGATGTCGTGTATTTTGATTAAGACCAGCAATAAATTTCCAAAGACATGAAGAAACTTCCATAGAGCCTCTGGATGCTACCGATTCATCCCACATATACATTGAAGCACATTTCTTGCCCAAATTATGGACTCCAAAATTATATGTCCATAATACTCGCATATAAAACACTTTGTTGGTTGTAAGTGCTGGTGTAGGTAAAGTTTTTTGTAGATCGAAACAAACTGATACCACTTCTTCATTCCTTGAAATTTCAGCCACTATTTTTGCCTCTTTTTTGGCTTGTATTCCCGATTCGGCTTTTCGGTGATGAAGCTCTCTCTcgcacattattttctttttatctgaCTCACTTGTGCAcgattttattgatgtttcgaaCTTATCGCACTTATTACAAGTATCGGACAAGGGATGATGAAAACTTAGATTAAATTCGGTATTAAACACTCTCCTGTAGAACCATTCCTTGACAGGAGCTTCGTTATTTTCTTGACAATGCTCTAGGTAACACTTATACATTTTTCTTATGGTCAAAAATGAAGGAAGGTACCGTCTACGGGGATTGTAATGTCTGGTGTAATGGCTGGTATATTTTGGAAACATATCAATATGTCGATTTACCTTATCAATTACATCCTGTGATAGTTTATTAGGACATGGAGCTCTTCCTCTTTTATCAACAGCGGTGATTCCAACGTCAGATATCCCATTTAAAATTCTCGAATAACGTCCATTGCTGATATCCAAAGTTTTTAAGAAAAACATTTTGCAAACTCtcatattttttagtttgatAGTAACGCTCTTTCCTTTATTAGTAACAGCTTCTGTACGTCGTCGTTTGGGCAAAGCGATCTCTGTACAAGACGTAATGAATGCATTCTGCAGATTCCAATTTCCTAGACCCCAGAATTGGTTAAATATTTCCTGTCTTTCTTCATCGGTGAATTTTTGACACTGAAATCTGCAAGTATGTATATAATTTTGCAAACTTCTTGCTTTTACTAACTTGTTTTTATAGCCTACGTATTCCTCACCTGCatttctttttcgttttcttACTTGCCTCTTATCTAAATCGCTATATCTCAAACGTTTTTTGCCCTTTTTCTTTAATGACTTGTTTAAATGAACATCTGCAATGTTTTGTAGATCATGATTACTATCGCTACTACTTTCTTCTATTGGACTATAGTTTCTGTCCTCTTCTGAATCGTCATATTCCGAATAACTGTCAGattctgaaacaaaaaagaaacattttaagGTTATGCTATAAGTTTCTTTCAACTACTACTTTTTGAAGAcatagataaataaaataaccCTATAAAATAAcaattgaaaaaatataaaacgcATTTAAGACTTACCTTGCATTATTTTAAGGCTATTTCACAAATTGTATTAATATTCCTGCACACTTTTAAAACGTGGCTGTCACAAACAACTACATAAGGTTTAGAACAAAAGTGGGACATGTAACCTTGGACCACTTATACAGAAAACCATTACCAGAAATTGGTGAGAGCTTTTACTTCTCACATACAGATGTCCGTACTGTAGTGTGTTTTGTACTTgtaccatttttatattaataaatctcAACATCCTCTAGCCACTCATGCACATATCTCACTTTTATACAAAATGTCACTTGTACCACTTTTCCTCTCAGCCCCTCGATTGTGATAGCTCATCCAAGTTCCTTGGTGATGTCAGACATCACTTAAACATTTTCGTTAAACGGTATAGTATACAACAAACAAGACAAAGCAGAAGTTCTAGAAGACGAAATAGAAATAGTCTGGAAAAACAACGAACACCCCTATGAAGACATCGACTTCACAGAAGAACTTAATAACACCAGGACCGGATAACATCAAGAACAGAGCCCTTAAATACCTACCGGCGAAAGCAATAGTATACGTAAAACATTATAAACAGCATATTAAAGTTAAGATACTTCCTTGATAGATGAAAGGAAGCTCACGTGATTATAATAGCGGAACCCGGGAAAACGGCACTTTTCCACAAAACTACCGACCTATTAGCTTATTATTATCAGTAAGCAAAATAGCAGAAAGAGTCATACTAActagactcaatgaagaatcacaagcTTTGATATCTATTCCAGAGGCTCAGTTCGGATTTAGGACCTAACACTCCTGCGAACTGCAGGTTTTAACGCTGGCAGAATTCATTACCAAAGGCTTTAACGAAAAGTTATACACAGCAACGGCAATCCTCGACGTGAGTAAAgcttttgatagagtatggcATCAAGGTCTGCTATATAAAATAAGCAACCTAGgctacagtgaggcgatgacatgtctccttgcgtcatacctagctaacagaaggttcagagttcggataTGATCAACCCTATCCGAGCTCGGAGCCCTGGAGGCTGGTGTGCCTCAGAGAGCGGTGCTACCGCCGTAATTATACACATCTTCACAGCTGATACTCCAACAGATCCAGAACACTGGTTAGTCTGTACGCGGACGACATAGCAGCTAGCAGTAGAGATCCTAACCTAGCTGCCAGTCACCTGCAAAGCGCTCTGAATAGATTTCAAAGACGGTGCATAAAGTGGAAAATTGCCCTGAACCCCGAAAAGGCACAGGCCGTCATGTACAGACACCGAAAAAGTAGACCAGACAGGTAGATTATAATAGCTAACACTCCTGTAGAATGGACAAACGAGGCAAAACACCTTGGAGTCATACTAGATAGAAAGCTTACATTTACTGATCACGTAAAGCAAGCAGTCTACAAAGCAAAAGCATTAAAGCTAATAAGTCAACTGTCTTTGCTAATAGGCAGAAAGAGCAACCTTcgtttcaaaacaaaaatgagaGTAGCTGACAGCATAATACTACCCTCAAAACATATGCATGGGGACACACATGCAAAAGCAACTGAAAAAAGATCCAAACAGCCCAAAACTAGATGATCAGAGAAGCCCTAAAAGTAACAAAATATATCCAATTAAGATACTTATTTAGAGACTCTAAGTCTCTAAAATACTCTTCTCAGAAAAGAATATTAAGGACAATGGACGAAATAGCATATGACATTTTTAATGGACTCAGGAACCACCCCAATAGAATACTAAGAAAGTTGACAGACTACGATGTAAACACAAAAATGGTGCACAGACAGCCGAAACAACAACTAACTGGATATAGGGAAGAAGAATGAAGTGAAGAAATGAGATTACCACAGAGTAGCTAAAAGAGTGAGTTTACACAGTGAGCACCAAAAAAAATGAGGCAGAGTTGCCGAAACCTGTCAAAAGATGGTTGgttgaggaggggtggaggaaaagcctgggggtcagataggtaccactttaATAGCAAAGTGTGAcaggtttgatcttcggacatgtggatacCACTTAACAATGGTATACATATGTTCCTaagggcagggttgatcactgtgtGTGTGAACATTTTCGTTAAGACCAGGAGCCAGGAGCACTTCACTGAAGTGCTGGACAGccaacatttttaataaactaagtcTAAACcgttatataaacattttttatcaatCGGTTTTTTCGAAGGTaactaatttttctttatttgaaaaaatgttTCTTGGCTATTTCAGATGACCTTGAAGATGCTCTAAAAGTGAAAGTATTTAGGaagattttataaaaaactgtgctcgacatctgccttttatttgaatAAAGTTCATATATTCGAGTATTCAACCATATATTAGTTTAAATTGATAAAAGATATACTTTTCGTATCGATTAAAGTTTTCTTCGAGATTGTAGCTCCTAAGATACATGTTTTTAGATATAATTCCTAATTGGATAAGAAATTCTAAAAGCGAATCTGGATTTTGCTTAAATCTGTGAATATAAAAACACAATATCACAACCGTCACAATAAATTTGCGGTAATATCACAGTATTGCAATACGAAAAACGATATTACTTGTTTTCCCCCAACCTTGCGTACAAGGCAACAGTGATTAATAATTTATCCATATTCTTCCTTTATATGCCACACCCCATTCTAGCTGtctcattttataaaaaaatcattttaatacTTGATTTATTGAGCTATGTAtgaaaaaaataactaaataatgtACATATTTTCCTCTCTGCGCATTTATTTTAGGTGTAGAGAAACAGAAGCATAGATCCGGCTTTATAACGTTATTTTTGTAAGTGGACAAGAGAAGGTTTTAATTTAGTTATTTTCTGCATAAAAGAGGCTAAAAAACAACAAAGAGGTAAAAggtaaacaatttattaaatgtATAAATGGTTATAGAATTTATGCTGTgcgattaaaaatattattttgaaaaaggTTTCACAACTATTACAAGCCAAGGAGGAAACGTATGtggaaaatagtttttattttataatggATACACTAAAGCAAATAGGAACAGTTAAAACAGAAACAACTACAGTTATACTACATCTTAGGAGACTGAAGGAAGCTGATCCatgtcaacaaaataaaaaacaaatacacaaGGAAGTTGAGGAAGTAGAAAGACAAAGATAACTTTTTAACGCAACATAAAAATGGAGAGAGTTAGAGAAGATCCTGAGGAACACCATATAACAACAACTGGATGGCGATATGTCCCCTAAAATCAAAGAACGGATAACACAGAAAACAAAGGCACTGATAACGGAAAggaaatacaataataaaactacaCAACAATACAAGAATGTAAATTAAACATTATTTGTTGAGACTATAAGAAAAATATGCAGAATTAGAAGGATTTGAAAAACAACATGACAGCTTTAACATATACCAAAAAATTACAGAAGCAGCTGATATTATACAAGAGAAAGGTATTAAAAACATAtgactacatcctaataaaacacagatatcaAAACCCAATTCAGGCAGTAAaggcatatccaggagcagacgtGTCCTTTGATCACAGCCTTCTTATTGCTAGgtttcaacttcaactaaaaaaaaaacgcaaaaaagccgcaacaacaataaacttaacatACAGAAACTAAAGTCAGAAGAAACAAAAGATAATCTGTAACACAAAATCAACACAAATCTAGATAGAAACCCAAGAAATAATTGCAACGTAGAGCAGCAGTGGCAATTCTTCAAAACCTCTATATTGTAGCCTAGTAAGGAAGTACTTACAACaaccaaatgtaagaaaaaaaaatggatgacCGAGGAAATTTTAGAGTTGATGAATGcaaggagaaaaaacaaaaccatcaatatgatccgctataaacagcttcaaaaccaaataagaagaaaaattagggaaGATAAAGAAACCTATACAGtcataataacggatttattacgggtgttgccgcttctccgcccccaatttccatatttttctgtcatatgcagttgcctcttctaagtctcttaccgccattgcttcatcaatatcgttgcgccaacttctccgtgatcgtcctctctttcttctttcgggataaagaaacctacttctttgaaaaatgtaaagaaatagaagaactgcaaagCATATGTGACAACtataatctacataaaaaagtcaaagaactagccgGAGTAGAAAGGAGTAGTAGAAGAAGAACCTCAAAATGTATTGCTcgacaaaaatgaaaatattatattggagacagaacaaaaattacgacgatggaaagagtacatcgaggaattcTTTCAGgaccagagagaagctagtacatctgtagatacccaaacgggagatgtaggcccagagataaccaaatcagaggttagtcaggcattaaactcaatgaaaaccaataaatctgctgatccagatgaattaccaagcaagctattaaagttggtcaacgagaaaaacctggacataatagtagaactgttcaacgctatctgtactacgggaatcatccctagagaaatgttgacatcagcatttgcaaaagaaagtgaatgccaaaaAGTGCAatgactatcgaaccataagcttaacGTCACATACCTTGGAAATTctgaaaattatccacgccagaattcactctaaactggagttggatattagtgacacacaatatgggttccgcaatggtatgggtactaGAGAGgtactattctccttcaacgtgctgacgcagaaATGTTTGgctgttaaccgtcctctttacgtctgttttatagactacaataaagcgtttgataaagtaaaagaTGActgactcatggaaattctaaaaaataaaaatcgagatgacgtagtactacgtagtagtgaactagtgagtgaactagaagtgactagtgagtgtagtagtgtctgggggctcgggagactgagacctcggaagccctgaagaaaacatggtctacaaagaaaattactatgttgtaacagtttgaatggtgccaaaaaaaggctataaaaaactataaaaaacttacccgaatgtaagattcgtggcagaaacaacaacgttaaataacatgatatactgaagttgcaattacactttaaaaattactgttaaaaaaacactttaaaattactaaatacgttaaaagttatatataagttaagtatatatatatatatatatatatatatatatatatatatatatatatatatatatatatatatatatatatatatatatgagtgtTTAAGAGAAGCCCGCTCATGTATGATTGTTGAATATTAGTCTCCCGGCTTGCCGAATTCGGGCAAAAAAGGAAAATGCAATGACAAAAAGGAATCTAATCCTGGAAGCGGCGCATATATGGAGTTTTTACAAAAACTCATATTTAATTCACGCAGTAGTCCATCATTCTTAATCATGATACATGATAAAATAATACACTATCCATCAAGCTCTCTTGGTCACGCTGAGCGGGATACGCTCGAGAGAAATTATCATTTGAATATTGTAAAAAAGCTTAAAATTCTGGAATAAAAAATAATTGAGGTGAGTCTGAAACTACAGCTAGAAAATACAAACTGTTTTAGTCCAGTAACTAACAACATCGCACTTTTGTAAAAACGGAGCACTTGAAATTTGTGTACAATAAAAACAGGAACATGTTTTAATTTGGAATGCTAGTTGTTAAGTATTTACTTAATAAATGTACCTGGAAGCAGCTCTGCCATTAATCGCCAAAACTtctgaaaaatgtgttgaaatgtcaaattaaataattttattttttctgatacAACTTGCATAAAATTATCGGCTACATAAATTATACTACATAAATTCATCTGTCAGTACCATctggtttaaaaatttaaatatatactaaTAAATACATAAgcaaataatttata
It encodes:
- the LOC140446142 gene encoding uncharacterized protein — its product is MQESDSYSEYDDSEEDRNYSPIEESSSDSNHDLQNIADVHLNKSLKKKGKKRLRYSDLDKRQVRKRKRNAGEEYVGYKNKLVKARSLQNYIHTCRFQCQKFTDEERQEIFNQFWGLGNWNLQNAFITSCTEIALPKRRRTEAVTNKGKSVTIKLKNMRVCKMFFLKTLDISNGRYSRILNGISDVGITAVDKRGRAPCPNKLSQDVIDKVNRHIDMFPKYTSHYTRHYNPRRRYLPSFLTIRKMYKCYLEHCQENNEAPVKEWFYRRVFNTEFNLSFHHPLSDTCNKCDKFETSIKSCTSESDKKKIMCERELHHRKAESGIQAKKEAKIVAEISRNEEVVSVCFDLQKTLPTPALTTNKVFYMRVLWTYNFGVHNLGKKCASMYMWDESVASRGSMEVSSCLWKFIAGLNQNTRHLIAFSDSCSGQNKNKNIVKFFMYVVKETQLEIIDHKFLEPGLTFMECDEDFGVIEKYKKQVPYIFVPSEWMNAVRNSSKKFKCEEIRMEHFISLENFNEYVQENIKKDDENNQIKWREIKWIRFEKKDPFTMKFKYTLNEETEFITVNCMKKMRGRPPQNISLSQLNSSPMSLKYEKWKNLQDLLCFVPPIYHQFYNQLNHTAKKGKQGQKKKPMQPEERKEKDNEDDDEVDDNDKILLSDYDDEEDI